A window of the Brumimicrobium sp. genome harbors these coding sequences:
- the coaD gene encoding pantetheine-phosphate adenylyltransferase: protein MKKIAVFPGSFDPFTKGHESVVKKAVDLFDEVIIGIGFNTSKNYLFDLQQRKTHIQSIFQLESKVKVQEYTGMTVDFCKQVGAEFIVRGLRDTKDFEYERSIAQMNLEISGIESVFFMTVPEFAAINATIVREIYKSGGKIDAFVTNSELLVTK from the coding sequence ATGAAGAAAATTGCTGTCTTTCCAGGTTCTTTTGATCCTTTTACCAAAGGCCATGAATCTGTGGTAAAAAAAGCTGTCGATTTATTCGATGAAGTAATCATTGGAATAGGATTCAATACATCTAAAAACTATTTATTTGACCTACAACAACGTAAAACACATATTCAATCAATCTTTCAACTTGAGTCAAAAGTAAAAGTGCAAGAATATACAGGGATGACAGTTGATTTTTGTAAACAAGTTGGTGCAGAATTTATCGTGAGAGGCCTCCGTGACACCAAAGACTTTGAGTACGAACGCAGTATTGCGCAAATGAATCTTGAAATTTCTGGCATAGAAAGTGTATTTTTTATGACCGTTCCAGAATTTGCTGCAATAAATGCTACAATTGTACGTGAGATATATAAAAGCGGTGGAAAAATTGATGCTTTTGTAACAAATTCAGAATTGCTCGTTACAAAATAG
- a CDS encoding RsmD family RNA methyltransferase, producing MRIISGLLKRYRFNPPKGFPSRPTTDFAKEGLFNLIVNEFDLENLNILDLFAGTGNISFEFASRQAGKIIAVDSDFRSIKFIQQFAKNHKLDEYLTALKSDAFRYIENSRLENDIIFADPPFNFEQYEELIEAILASKILSEDGLFILEHDPHHDFSNHPKFRSSRKYGHIVFSFFEHNP from the coding sequence GTGCGTATAATTAGTGGTTTATTAAAGCGATATCGATTCAATCCACCCAAAGGATTCCCTTCTCGCCCTACAACAGATTTTGCCAAAGAAGGCTTGTTCAATTTGATTGTAAATGAATTTGATTTAGAAAATTTGAATATTTTGGATTTGTTTGCAGGAACGGGAAATATTTCTTTTGAATTCGCTTCTCGTCAAGCTGGGAAAATTATAGCAGTAGATAGCGATTTTAGAAGCATAAAATTTATTCAACAATTTGCCAAAAATCATAAGTTAGATGAATATCTTACTGCGTTGAAGTCAGATGCTTTTCGGTATATTGAAAACTCGAGGTTAGAAAATGATATCATTTTTGCAGATCCTCCTTTTAATTTTGAGCAGTATGAAGAGTTGATTGAAGCTATCTTGGCTAGTAAGATTTTAAGTGAAGATGGTTTATTTATTTTGGAACATGATCCACATCATGATTTTTCTAATCACCCTAAATTTAGGAGTAGTAGAAAATATGGGCATATTGTTTTTAGTTTTTTCGAACATAATCCGTAA
- a CDS encoding DCC1-like thiol-disulfide oxidoreductase family protein has translation MKSSITSFERIVFYDGDCGFCSAAIQFILKNRKHSFYFIALQSTEATKFLSTFHTKIDMNSLFYYEKGKLFNRSTAILKICRHLKTRYLLLSYLGWIFPRLIRDSFYNLIARKRLQLKSPSCIIPTENERKYFLDRK, from the coding sequence ATGAAATCCTCCATTACTTCCTTCGAGCGAATTGTTTTTTATGATGGAGATTGTGGCTTTTGTAGTGCTGCTATTCAGTTTATTTTAAAAAATAGAAAACATTCTTTTTATTTCATTGCACTACAATCAACCGAAGCAACCAAATTCCTTTCCACCTTTCATACAAAGATAGATATGAATTCTCTATTTTATTATGAGAAAGGGAAGTTATTTAATCGTTCTACCGCTATCTTAAAGATCTGCCGACATCTCAAAACTAGATACCTTCTTCTTTCTTATTTAGGCTGGATATTTCCTCGTCTAATACGTGATTCTTTTTATAATTTGATTGCACGTAAAAGATTGCAGTTAAAAAGTCCCTCTTGTATTATTCCAACAGAAAATGAACGGAAATATTTTTTAGACAGGAAATAA
- the tsaD gene encoding tRNA (adenosine(37)-N6)-threonylcarbamoyltransferase complex transferase subunit TsaD — MSKKDIIILGIESSCDDTSAAILKNEAILSNEIAGQKVHEIYGGVVPELASRAHQQNIVPVVYAAIQKAGIQKKDIDAIAFTRGPGLLGSLIVGTSFAKSLALGLNIPMMEVNHMNAHVLAHFIDDENKDKPSFPFICLTISGGHTQIVLVKDYLEMEIIGTTIDDAAGEAFDKTAKLLGIPYPGGPIIDKYAQEGKPNSFTFTHPQVEGFNYSFSGLKTNILQFLQKQTQKDPDFIKDNLKDICASVQTTIIDILFDKLIMAAQQHHITEIAIAGGVSANSGIRKRLQEEGQKRNWKTHIPKFEYCTDNAAMVAITGRYLYLNGEFASQDISPEARLKF, encoded by the coding sequence TTGTCAAAAAAAGATATAATCATACTAGGTATTGAATCATCTTGTGATGACACCTCTGCAGCCATCCTCAAAAATGAAGCCATTTTAAGCAACGAAATTGCTGGTCAAAAAGTACATGAAATATACGGAGGAGTAGTTCCTGAACTAGCATCCAGAGCACATCAACAAAATATTGTACCAGTAGTATATGCAGCTATCCAGAAAGCCGGCATTCAGAAAAAAGATATTGATGCTATCGCATTTACACGAGGTCCTGGACTCCTAGGAAGTTTAATCGTAGGTACCTCTTTTGCAAAATCTTTAGCTTTAGGGTTGAATATCCCTATGATGGAAGTGAATCACATGAATGCGCATGTTTTAGCTCATTTTATCGACGATGAAAATAAGGATAAACCTTCGTTTCCATTTATTTGTTTGACAATTTCAGGAGGGCATACGCAAATTGTTCTGGTGAAAGATTACTTGGAAATGGAGATAATAGGTACTACCATTGATGATGCGGCTGGAGAGGCCTTTGATAAAACAGCCAAATTATTGGGAATTCCTTATCCTGGCGGACCCATTATTGACAAATATGCACAAGAAGGAAAACCAAATTCCTTCACCTTCACACATCCACAAGTAGAAGGATTTAATTACAGTTTTAGTGGATTAAAAACCAATATTCTTCAATTTTTGCAAAAACAAACTCAAAAAGATCCAGATTTTATTAAAGATAATTTAAAAGATATTTGTGCCAGCGTTCAAACTACCATTATAGATATACTTTTCGACAAACTCATTATGGCAGCACAGCAGCATCATATTACCGAAATTGCAATTGCAGGAGGTGTGTCTGCTAATTCAGGAATACGAAAACGCCTACAAGAAGAAGGTCAGAAAAGAAATTGGAAAACCCATATACCCAAATTTGAATATTGTACCGACAATGCAGCTATGGTAGCCATTACTGGAAGGTATCTCTATCTTAATGGTGAATTTGCCTCACAAGATATTAGTCCCGAAGCGAGACTGAAATTCTAA
- a CDS encoding DUF3822 family protein produces MSNIQLAIFISKTSVSIAEVFRSNQTIHWQKDFELLESNAEGYRTQLTKIFSELDLSSEYSDYSLAWSSPKQALIPLTLFNESTSVDLYHLLFGDTVDANMIDFSRLMELSMVSIYEIPDWVKSFFVIKFPTIVFKHEHAITLRALFQKNTFNRKVIISVCDDYINLAVIQHNELKFSNTFECQTADDIVYHVLYVIEKEKLNTEKGELFFLYSNEKTLNAVQAAQNTIKNLHKLGSLALTEADSSIKLQTLCV; encoded by the coding sequence TTGAGTAACATTCAGTTAGCCATATTTATTTCAAAAACCTCAGTAAGTATTGCTGAGGTTTTTCGTTCTAATCAAACTATCCATTGGCAGAAGGATTTTGAGCTATTGGAGAGTAATGCAGAAGGTTATAGAACCCAGCTAACAAAAATATTTAGTGAATTAGATCTTTCTTCAGAATATTCTGATTATTCATTAGCTTGGTCTTCCCCAAAACAAGCATTAATACCACTAACACTCTTTAATGAATCAACATCTGTTGATTTATATCATTTATTATTTGGAGATACTGTAGATGCAAATATGATTGATTTTAGTCGTTTGATGGAGTTGAGTATGGTGAGTATTTATGAGATTCCTGATTGGGTTAAATCATTCTTTGTGATTAAATTTCCAACTATTGTGTTTAAGCATGAACATGCTATTACATTACGAGCATTATTTCAGAAAAATACATTTAATCGAAAGGTAATCATTAGTGTTTGTGATGATTATATCAATTTAGCTGTGATTCAGCACAATGAATTAAAATTCTCTAATACATTTGAATGTCAAACTGCTGATGATATCGTCTATCATGTATTGTATGTAATTGAAAAGGAAAAGCTGAACACCGAAAAAGGAGAACTTTTTTTTCTATATTCCAACGAGAAAACTTTAAATGCTGTTCAAGCTGCTCAAAATACAATTAAAAATTTACACAAATTAGGATCTTTAGCTCTCACTGAAGCAGACTCTTCTATAAAACTTCAAACACTGTGCGTATAA
- a CDS encoding discoidin domain-containing protein, whose amino-acid sequence MKKVITFILTTLITTYTYAQCDNLPIPKTAWTIHYVDSEETTGEGANNGKAIYAIDGDTTKFWHTQWQNAQPGYPHEIQINLGNSYDVSGFSLLSRFDNPYGKPKDYEVYLSMDGSDWQTAQSVGELTYPNINAAAQRTYVYFGAVTAQYIRFNFLTPYDNNYYTILSEIDVYESTTCPATGQVNQLASFQTISKKYTTDAPFQVVATTNSSLPITFQILSGPATITGNEVTLTGTGGQVTIKASQAGDATYYPWEAVQTFDVVDLTTISPVITTRFIENEDVKMPTLSAYLLHAYASIDEPDALEISKVEYEIEGTKYLATLVDNSYQYWWTPSAFGPNEIKVIATASNGTVTTETYTLNVSNDIQDRSVMTFTNGVIDMGTIGSQWYFGTYDMPQFTGAYDEIIADFSISCPGVPGGCDDWDRLGWVEVKAPNGDWMEIFRYITPYGKACSDFADVTDLASILQGKVEFRMYIETWGTGGWKLNLSLDYRAGTPKYKYSSVEELWHGDFSFGNPADLQPVPVISSSIQHEVDSALIRLISTGHGWGQNNSLNAAEFYHAIHHIDVNGVNTFDQDLWQKCNPNPASCSPQSGTWQYDRAGWCPGSMGMIFNYNLKPYLNNNTISLGYVFQEDYKDFCHPNNPNCISGATCPDCNDGYNPYYHVGGYLIKYSNDPFVLNVPSFKESKELSAVLYPNPTQHTFKLNIQDQWKNLVVSVYDITGQIIQVKYFNTEMDVNQYEFDLSILPNGMYFVKIQSEGSFANVKVLKQ is encoded by the coding sequence ATGAAAAAAGTAATAACCTTTATTTTAACCACACTAATCACTACCTACACTTACGCTCAATGTGATAATTTGCCTATTCCAAAAACAGCTTGGACTATTCATTATGTAGATAGTGAAGAAACTACGGGTGAAGGTGCTAATAATGGAAAAGCCATCTATGCAATTGATGGAGATACCACCAAATTCTGGCATACCCAATGGCAAAATGCTCAACCAGGATATCCTCATGAAATCCAAATTAACCTAGGAAATTCTTACGATGTAAGTGGCTTCTCTCTTCTTAGTAGATTTGATAATCCTTATGGAAAACCAAAAGATTATGAAGTTTATTTAAGTATGGATGGTAGTGATTGGCAAACGGCACAGTCTGTAGGGGAACTAACGTATCCAAATATTAATGCAGCAGCTCAACGTACCTATGTTTATTTTGGAGCGGTAACTGCACAGTATATTCGTTTTAATTTTTTGACTCCTTACGATAATAACTATTATACAATACTTTCAGAAATTGATGTGTATGAAAGTACAACTTGTCCAGCAACAGGTCAGGTTAATCAATTAGCTAGTTTTCAAACTATATCTAAGAAGTATACTACAGATGCTCCATTCCAAGTTGTAGCAACAACAAATTCAAGTTTACCAATCACATTCCAGATTCTAAGTGGTCCAGCTACTATTACTGGAAATGAAGTGACTTTAACTGGAACAGGAGGTCAAGTAACTATAAAAGCTTCTCAGGCTGGAGATGCCACTTATTACCCATGGGAAGCTGTCCAAACTTTTGATGTTGTTGATTTAACTACTATTTCTCCTGTAATAACAACACGTTTTATAGAGAATGAAGATGTGAAAATGCCTACTTTAAGTGCTTATTTATTACATGCTTACGCTAGTATTGATGAGCCAGATGCTTTGGAAATAAGTAAAGTTGAGTATGAAATAGAAGGAACCAAATATTTGGCAACTTTAGTTGATAATTCTTATCAGTATTGGTGGACTCCAAGTGCGTTTGGACCAAATGAAATTAAAGTAATAGCCACAGCAAGTAATGGCACAGTAACTACAGAAACATATACATTAAATGTATCAAATGATATCCAAGATCGTTCTGTTATGACTTTTACAAATGGTGTGATAGATATGGGTACTATTGGATCACAATGGTATTTTGGAACTTATGATATGCCGCAATTCACAGGTGCTTATGATGAAATTATTGCTGATTTTTCTATCTCGTGTCCTGGTGTACCTGGAGGATGTGATGACTGGGATAGATTGGGTTGGGTGGAAGTAAAAGCACCTAATGGAGATTGGATGGAAATATTCCGTTATATCACACCTTATGGAAAGGCTTGTAGTGACTTTGCTGATGTAACTGATTTAGCTTCTATTTTACAAGGAAAAGTAGAATTTAGAATGTATATAGAAACATGGGGAACAGGTGGTTGGAAGCTTAATTTGTCCTTAGATTACCGAGCAGGAACTCCAAAATATAAATATTCAAGTGTAGAAGAATTGTGGCATGGAGATTTTTCATTTGGAAATCCAGCAGATTTACAACCAGTTCCTGTTATCTCATCCTCTATTCAACATGAGGTGGACTCTGCTTTGATTCGTTTGATTTCTACAGGACATGGTTGGGGACAAAATAACTCCTTAAATGCAGCAGAATTTTACCATGCGATTCATCATATTGATGTGAATGGAGTGAATACATTTGATCAGGATTTATGGCAAAAATGCAATCCAAACCCTGCTAGTTGCTCACCTCAAAGTGGAACTTGGCAATACGATAGAGCGGGATGGTGTCCAGGTAGTATGGGAATGATATTTAATTATAATTTAAAACCTTATTTGAATAATAATACAATTAGTTTGGGTTATGTATTCCAAGAAGATTACAAAGATTTTTGCCATCCAAATAATCCTAATTGTATCTCAGGCGCAACCTGCCCCGATTGTAATGATGGATACAATCCATATTATCATGTTGGAGGATATTTAATAAAATACAGTAATGATCCATTTGTATTAAATGTGCCATCTTTTAAGGAGTCTAAGGAATTAAGTGCAGTACTTTATCCAAATCCAACGCAACATACTTTTAAGTTGAATATACAGGATCAGTGGAAAAATCTAGTGGTTAGTGTATATGATATTACTGGGCAAATTATCCAAGTAAAATATTTTAACACAGAAATGGATGTAAATCAATATGAGTTTGATTTATCCATTTTGCCTAATGGAATGTATTTCGTTAAGATTCAAAGTGAAGGAAGTTTTGCTAATGTAAAAGTGTTAAAGCAATAA
- a CDS encoding AAA family ATPase has translation MEFQQELYRETIRQFPHEIVESQHILLHNLCAFYVSERNFPLFILKGYAGTGKTSLLSAFVKALVQLKKKSVLLAPTGRAAKVFSHYSGKSAFTIHKKIYRKTKLDGGMIQLGIAPNLHTNTLFLVDEASMIGDYTMQNDGSISPRNLLEDLINYVYQGKNCKLILIGDEGQLPPVGSDYSPALNAEYLDNHFPTLSIEEHQLTEVLRQANDSDILMNATLLRSSTENRYPHFTLRMHNDLIRLNGGDLQEELENAFSHYGREETIVITRSNKRANLFNQQIRNRIFWYEEKIVSSDLLMVVKNNYFWLGDKAEHGFIANGEIIEVTRVRNSENVYGFDFMNVSIRMPDYEEYGIIEVKLLLNTLETETPNLSRDQMKELFFEVEKEYAYEKNKKKRYELIMNDPYMNALQVKYAYAVTCHKSQGGQWGCVFVDQGFLTEDMLDKSFFRWLYTALTRATEKLYLVNFSDEFFK, from the coding sequence ATGGAGTTTCAGCAGGAATTATATAGGGAAACCATTCGTCAATTTCCGCACGAAATCGTCGAATCTCAACATATATTATTACACAATCTCTGTGCTTTTTATGTTTCTGAACGAAACTTTCCTTTATTTATCTTGAAAGGATATGCTGGAACGGGTAAAACAAGTTTATTAAGTGCCTTTGTAAAAGCTTTAGTTCAACTCAAAAAGAAGTCAGTATTATTAGCCCCAACTGGACGAGCAGCTAAAGTTTTCTCACACTACTCTGGAAAAAGTGCTTTCACCATTCACAAAAAGATTTACCGAAAAACAAAACTCGATGGAGGGATGATCCAATTAGGGATTGCTCCTAACCTTCATACAAATACTTTATTCTTGGTGGATGAAGCCTCCATGATTGGTGATTATACAATGCAAAATGATGGCTCTATTAGCCCTAGAAATCTCTTAGAAGATTTGATTAATTATGTGTATCAAGGTAAAAATTGTAAACTTATTTTGATTGGGGATGAAGGGCAGTTACCTCCTGTTGGTAGTGATTACAGTCCCGCATTAAATGCAGAGTACTTAGATAATCATTTTCCGACACTAAGCATAGAAGAGCACCAACTAACAGAAGTTTTGCGTCAAGCAAATGATTCAGATATATTGATGAATGCTACCCTACTCCGCTCCAGTACGGAGAATAGATATCCTCATTTTACATTGCGTATGCATAACGACCTGATTCGTTTAAATGGAGGGGATTTACAAGAAGAACTAGAAAATGCTTTTTCTCATTACGGGCGTGAAGAAACTATCGTTATTACCCGAAGTAATAAACGAGCAAATCTTTTCAATCAACAAATTCGTAATCGCATCTTTTGGTATGAAGAAAAGATAGTGAGTAGTGATTTACTCATGGTTGTAAAAAACAACTATTTCTGGTTAGGTGATAAGGCAGAACATGGGTTTATTGCTAATGGAGAAATTATTGAAGTTACTCGCGTTAGAAACTCAGAAAATGTATATGGATTTGATTTCATGAATGTTTCTATACGCATGCCAGACTATGAGGAATATGGAATCATAGAGGTTAAATTATTACTAAACACATTAGAAACAGAAACCCCAAATCTTTCTCGAGATCAAATGAAGGAATTATTCTTTGAGGTTGAAAAAGAATATGCTTATGAGAAAAACAAAAAGAAACGGTATGAATTAATCATGAACGACCCATATATGAATGCGTTGCAAGTGAAATACGCCTATGCTGTTACCTGTCATAAATCACAAGGAGGACAATGGGGCTGTGTATTTGTAGATCAGGGCTTTTTGACTGAAGATATGTTAGATAAATCCTTTTTCCGCTGGTTATACACTGCACTAACTCGAGCAACAGAAAAACTATATTTGGTGAATTTTAGCGATGAATTCTTCAAATAA